In uncultured Cohaesibacter sp., a genomic segment contains:
- the trpA gene encoding tryptophan synthase subunit alpha gives MEKTRIDTRFAACKAENRAALVGFITAGDPDLDTSLEIFKALPKAGVDVIELGMPFSDPMAEGVPIQLATQRALAGGHTMARTFDMVRAFRKEDNETPIILMGYYNPIYIRDPKVFVKDAREAGVDGLIVVDVPPEHDDELCLPARDAGINFIRLATPTTDEKRLPKVLTNTSGFVYYVSVTGITGTGALDADKVAIAVKRIKEHTELPVAVGFGVKTPEQAEAVGRNADGVVVGSVLVNAIRDSLDGEGRATEKTVAAVTDIVKGLAEGCKRAKA, from the coding sequence ATGGAAAAGACACGTATTGATACCCGCTTTGCTGCCTGCAAAGCCGAAAATCGAGCCGCCCTTGTTGGCTTCATCACGGCGGGAGACCCGGATCTCGACACCTCGCTCGAAATCTTCAAGGCGTTGCCGAAGGCTGGCGTCGACGTCATCGAGCTGGGCATGCCCTTCTCCGACCCGATGGCCGAAGGGGTGCCTATCCAGCTAGCCACGCAGCGGGCGCTGGCCGGTGGTCACACCATGGCCAGAACCTTCGACATGGTGCGCGCCTTCCGCAAGGAAGACAACGAGACTCCGATCATCCTGATGGGCTATTACAATCCGATCTATATCCGCGATCCGAAAGTCTTCGTGAAAGACGCAAGAGAAGCGGGCGTTGATGGTCTGATTGTTGTTGACGTACCGCCTGAGCATGATGACGAGTTGTGCCTGCCAGCCCGCGATGCTGGCATCAATTTCATTCGTCTGGCAACGCCGACGACCGATGAAAAGCGCCTGCCCAAGGTGCTGACCAATACTTCCGGCTTTGTCTACTACGTCTCGGTCACCGGCATCACCGGCACCGGTGCGCTTGATGCCGACAAGGTGGCCATCGCCGTCAAACGCATCAAGGAGCATACGGAACTGCCGGTCGCCGTCGGCTTTGGTGTCAAGACGCCGGAGCAGGCCGAAGCCGTTGGCCGCAATGCCGATGGCGTCGTGGTCGGGTCCGTGCTGGTCAATGCGATCAGGGACAGCCTTGATGGCGAGGGCAGGGCGACGGAAAAGACCGTTGCTGCGGTCACCGACATCGTCAAGGGACTGGCTGAGGGGTGCAAACGCGCCAAGGCCTGA
- the trpB gene encoding tryptophan synthase subunit beta, whose amino-acid sequence MTDPTSLPNSVSQGPDDRGFFGIYGGRFVSETLMPLILDLDAAYREAKEDPAFHAELADLHKNYVGRQSPLYFAERLTEHLGGAKIYLKREELNHTGSHKINNCLGQILLAKRMGKTRIIAETGAGQHGVATATVCARFGFPCEVYMGATDVERQAPNVFRMNLLGGVVHPVTAGAGTLKDAMNEALRDWVTNVEDTYYIIGTAAGPHPYPMMVRDFQSIIGQEVKEQIMAAEGRLPDMLCACLGGGSNAIGLFHPFLEDKDVQIVGVEAAGYGLDTDKHCASLNAGKPGVLHGNRTYLLQDPDGQILEGHSISAGLDYPGIGPEHSYLRDTGRVEYVSATDTEALEAFQLLCQTEGIIPALESSHAIAEVIKRAPTMDKDQIIVINLSGRGDKDVNTVSKFLGKGSLVE is encoded by the coding sequence ATGACTGACCCGACTTCATTGCCCAACAGCGTCAGCCAGGGGCCTGATGACCGTGGCTTTTTCGGCATTTATGGCGGGCGTTTCGTCTCGGAAACCCTGATGCCGCTGATTCTGGATCTGGATGCCGCCTATCGCGAAGCCAAGGAAGATCCGGCGTTTCACGCCGAACTGGCCGACCTGCACAAGAATTACGTCGGTCGCCAGAGCCCGCTCTATTTCGCCGAGCGCCTGACCGAGCATCTGGGCGGCGCGAAGATCTACCTCAAGCGCGAAGAGCTGAACCACACCGGCAGCCACAAGATCAACAATTGCCTTGGCCAGATCCTGCTGGCCAAACGCATGGGCAAGACCCGCATTATCGCCGAAACCGGTGCCGGTCAGCATGGGGTGGCAACGGCCACCGTCTGCGCCCGCTTCGGCTTCCCCTGTGAGGTCTACATGGGCGCAACCGACGTCGAGCGTCAGGCGCCGAACGTCTTCCGCATGAACCTACTGGGCGGCGTCGTCCATCCGGTCACCGCCGGGGCGGGAACCCTGAAGGACGCCATGAATGAGGCCCTGCGCGACTGGGTGACCAATGTCGAGGACACCTATTATATCATCGGCACGGCGGCAGGCCCGCATCCCTATCCGATGATGGTGCGCGACTTCCAGTCGATCATCGGTCAGGAAGTCAAGGAGCAGATCATGGCCGCCGAAGGGCGCCTGCCGGATATGCTCTGCGCCTGCCTTGGAGGTGGCTCGAATGCCATCGGCCTGTTCCATCCGTTCCTTGAAGACAAGGACGTGCAGATCGTTGGTGTCGAAGCGGCTGGCTATGGCCTTGATACCGACAAGCATTGTGCTTCGCTCAATGCTGGCAAGCCGGGTGTGCTGCATGGCAACCGCACCTACCTGCTGCAGGACCCAGACGGCCAAATCCTCGAAGGGCATTCCATTTCCGCCGGGCTCGACTATCCGGGCATCGGGCCGGAACATTCCTATCTGCGCGATACCGGGCGGGTCGAGTATGTTTCGGCAACCGACACCGAGGCGCTCGAAGCCTTCCAGTTGCTCTGCCAGACCGAGGGCATCATCCCGGCGCTCGAGAGCTCTCACGCCATCGCCGAAGTCATCAAGCGTGCTCCGACCATGGACAAGGACCAGATCATCGTCATCAACCTTTCCGGGCGCGGCGACAAGGATGTCAACACCGTGAGCAAGTTTCTCGGCAAGGGATCCCTTGTGGAATAA
- a CDS encoding phosphoribosylanthranilate isomerase has protein sequence MYVKICGLSTPETIATGLQCGANWIGFVFFPKSPRHVDYGKAKELVGPVRGKASIVALTVNASDDELEAIDRSINPDIWQLHGTETPERVSEIKALFNRPVMKALSIRDEADLAPIPAYEDVSDILLFDAKPPRDMNTELPGGNGITFDWRLIQTLKLKKPFVLSGGLNPHNVAEAIRLTRPQGVDVSSGIESAPGVKDRQKIIDFVHAAKSAAQGL, from the coding sequence ATGTATGTAAAGATCTGCGGCCTGTCGACGCCAGAAACGATTGCGACGGGCCTTCAATGTGGTGCCAACTGGATTGGATTTGTATTCTTTCCGAAAAGCCCGAGGCATGTGGATTATGGGAAAGCGAAGGAACTGGTGGGTCCGGTACGCGGCAAAGCGTCCATAGTTGCCCTCACTGTCAATGCGAGTGACGATGAGCTTGAGGCCATCGACCGGTCGATCAATCCCGATATCTGGCAATTGCACGGCACGGAAACGCCCGAACGCGTTTCTGAGATCAAGGCGCTCTTCAACCGCCCCGTCATGAAAGCCCTGTCCATCCGGGATGAAGCGGATCTTGCCCCCATACCTGCCTATGAGGATGTGAGTGATATCCTGCTGTTCGACGCCAAACCGCCCCGGGACATGAATACCGAACTGCCCGGCGGCAATGGCATCACCTTCGACTGGCGCCTCATACAGACTCTCAAGCTCAAGAAGCCATTCGTCCTGTCAGGCGGGCTCAATCCGCACAATGTTGCCGAAGCCATTCGCCTGACACGCCCGCAGGGAGTTGATGTCTCCTCGGGCATAGAGAGTGCGCCGGGGGTCAAGGACCGGCAGAAGATTATTGATTTCGTCCATGCCGCCAAGTCGGCTGCCCAAGGACTCTAG